The proteins below are encoded in one region of Vulpes lagopus strain Blue_001 chromosome 10, ASM1834538v1, whole genome shotgun sequence:
- the LOC121499729 gene encoding HIG1 domain family member 1A, mitochondrial: MSTGTDVSLSSYDEDQGSKLIRKAREAPFVPIGMAGFAAIVAYGLYKLKSRGNTKMSVHLIHMRVAAQGFVVGAMTLGMGYSMYKEFWAKPKP; encoded by the coding sequence ATGTCAACTGGCACagatgtttctctttcttcatatgATGAAGATCAGGGATCTAAACTTATCCGAAAAGCTAGAGAGGCACCATTTGTTCCCATTGGAATGGCGGGGTTTGCAGCAATCGTCGCATATGGATTATATAAATTAAAGAGCAGGGGAAATACTAAAATGTCTGTTCACCTGATCCACATGCGTGTGGCAGCCCAAGGCTTTGTTGTGGGAGCAATGACTCTTGGTATGGGCTATTCCATGTATAAGGAATTCTGGGCAAAGCCTAAACCTTAG